Below is a genomic region from Miscanthus floridulus cultivar M001 chromosome 1, ASM1932011v1, whole genome shotgun sequence.
CTAGAGGACTGCCACTAAGATTTTAAGTTGGTATATAATGGGTGGCTGTTGTTGCTGTTCGTCGAGAACATCTGAAGCAGTTAGAGCACCAGTTGATATCTATGTACGTaaactctctttttcttttctacatCAACGTTACTATCTTTCCTTTTGTGACATATCTCTACCAAATAGCATAAAGATAATGTCAGTGAGTTTGTCTTACAACTGTCTTACTATACTGTCAAAGCTGAAATAGGCAATCTGTTATTGTACTCTTCATAACTGAAATCTGCAAGATGTTATCATATGTTTTATTCAGGACCAATCAATTATTTTAGACATGTGaccaatagattttttttttttaatttcttatgCAGCTCCGCTCTTGTAATTTTCTGGCATGTCAATATCTATATCCCCTGATGCTGAAAATATATGAATGCTGATGTTCTGTACTCTCTTCTGTTTGCAATTTCAATGCAGGAGGATAAATAATTTTGCCTTGTACCGTCCATTTTTATTTCTTGACATTCCCTTATGATTTACCATTGAAAATTATTTATACAGTGTGCATTTGTGCTGTTTAGTTTAATATAGTTTGATAATTGCAAAATTTTCCAGAGTCATAATTCATACTTAAGTTGACCTAGATATAGCTTCATGTATTTATTAGTCTTTCAAACTATTAATTACCTTGCATGTTATTTAAGTTTTTCTTAGATTTTCTTGTTCTATTATTCAGCGTCAACAAAATCTTGAGGAGCATGGGCCGTTGTCTTCAGCTTTTGATGGATCATCTCCAGCCTCTACAATTGTTGCAGTAGACACAAATCTGGATACTTCCACACCTGACACATATCGAGCACCACCTGCACCCTTGCCTTATGATGTTGTTTTGGCAGTCCCAAATAACCCTGGTAAATAATTGACTAGCAGTTATATGAGCGATGATTATTAACTTCTTGTTACTATCTTAATGGTTGATCTTAGGTTTTGGAAACTCTGTAGGTTTGGAGAAGCCAGACACTAAGAGCAAATCTGATGACCAACAAGAGTCCATAAATGATCAGGAGTCTTTAAAGGTGGATGAGTCATGTAAGAAAGATGTCACTGAAGATAAGGCTGATGAGGAGGATGTTTGTCCTATCTGCCTTGAAGGTTGTGTTTCTCTTGATCACTGCAGAGTTTATTTGTTTAGGTTGATAGGTTATTTTTttcctcgaacacgcaggagagctgtgtatctTATATTAAAGAGAGCAGAAGGAATTTGTCCCATCATGACCCTTACAAACAACCATTCTAACTCCACTAGGATATCAGAGGGGTTGTAACACTGAGAAAAAGATCTCCCAAGCAAACCAGGATAATGACCCAATAAAGACTATACAACTAGCCCTCATCATAACCTAGGCCCAGGAATTGGAGCTTTTTGGCTCCAACAAGACCCCAAAGTATCAACTCCCCCTTGAAGAATTGATGTGCAATCTTTAGGGAGGGGGAATTCCATAAGGTCCAGGCCCCCGAAGTCACAGCGTTATTAACCCTTCCTTTGAGCTTTGTTGATGCGACAACATGCTTTTCTCCACCTTTCAACAAAGCTTGGTTTAGATCGTCTGGGAGTAACACACCCAAGACTAACAGATGCTAGTACAGTGTGCCAAAACTGATGAAAAGACACAAGTAGTTAATATGTGCTGGACATTCTCCTCTTGATTAAGTGAAGCTTGGTTGATAGGTTATTAACTTTATATTTGTTGTATCCATCTTTATTTGATTGTGTATGGAACTGAATGTGCATGCTGTTGCTACTCTTTGTTCAGGTCTGCTGTTTTCTTGCTATCGGCCCATGTTAGATTTCTTGGTATCATAGCTAGTTCTTCACAAATTTGATGTTGTCATTGTGTCGATGCAAGTAGATGTCACTAGTGTGTCCTTCATCTGTGTTATGGATTGCACCGAGATAGCCTTAAGCAATTCACTAGTCTGCAGACACACTGTTGTCCTCATGTAAATTACTTGTTGCTATTTTAATGTTTCATAATTATTATGTTTTTTTGGGTATCTTGCTGACTTTAGTTGCTGATGTACATATGTACTCTGATTATCCTCAGTGGCTGCATTGAATGGTACCATCTAAGTTATATCTTATATTGTTGTGTTGAGCCAGAACACTCATGTAATATTGTTACCTGTTCACCAGAATACGATGAAGAAAATCCCCGCTCTGTAACTAAATGCGAGCACCATTTCCATCTTTGCTGCATTCTTGAATGGATGGAGCGAAAAGATACTTGCCCAGTTTGTGACCAGGTTAGTACTGAAATCAGTATCGGCTCTAATATATTGTATTAATTTATAAACAtggatgttttttttcttttgttgtcaTTTTTTTTGATAGGTTCTTTTGTTGTCATTTACTGTATATACATGGGGATTCATTCTTTCTTTTTAAAAGGTAACCCGTTCATCAAGCTTAATAACAAACTTAGTAAACTCATGTATAATGAGAACACACGGACTTCATCTATGTGGCTCTGTTCTGGGAGGTGTTTAATTTACTACATGTATATTGTTTTTTCAGTTCAAATCACTAGGTTAGATACTTTTGCTTTTGCGCGAATGATTGCTTGGAAGACATGGTTTCCCTTTTTTTGCTGTAAGCAGCCTGTATTATCGCAGATAACTTTGGTGGATGAGATGTTTGAATAGGCTTGGTAACCCTGGTGGATCATCTCTTGAAGCTGTTTGTTGCTGAGGAAGTGCAGGCAGCAACTACTTTACTCTTGATTTTGGTCCATTCTGGGTGGCTTTCATGGTGATGAATTGAGGGGGCAAAAATTGGAAGGATGAATGACATGAAATGTATTTACGCCACGTCCTTTGTCGTGCGTTCTGTGTTATGCTTTCGCTGTTCATAGCAACAGGTGGATTAGGAAACTGCTTGGTTGAATATATATATGTCGGCTTGCAGGTTCATTCAGTTCAAAGTCCAAAACTCTACCCTTTTGCTTTTCTGAATTCAGAGTTTCAGACATCTGCTGGTTCTTCCATGATCCGGTCAGCTGTGTATATATCATGCATTAGGTGGGTGACAGATAAAAATGGTCTAGATGGAGATGCGGGTTGCTTTGTACAATCCATGCTAATTCAAGCTTCCTGTATATAATCTTCCTGTTTTCTTCGTTTTGTCTAGTCAGACAAGTTTCGGGGATATAATTTTCTGTTCTGCTGAGTTTTTGCAGATCCTTACTGTTCTGATAAAACCTACTGACCATCCCAAATCCGTGCCAGACAAAACATGTTTCGGGGATATGATACATCTGTCAGCTCTTGTTAAAACAGCTTTGGGGCCTGCTAAACTAAAAATGTTCGCATTATGTGCCTTGTTGAATTTCATGTGATGGGTGAATATCCCAGCTCAGAAAACTTGCAATTTTCTGCCGTTCTGCGTCAAATCCTCCAGGGTTGCTATGCAATAGTTGCATACAATTACTGTTAGTTACTGTTATAAAGTACTCACTCAGATAAGATGGCATGTCGATTCAATTTACCAGTCAGACTTCTCATGTGCTAATCGGTACGTCTTGGCTAGTTCGCCTGATGTTCTCGTGGGATGACCGGCTGTGGACCTGCGGTTCATGCTCTGATATTCTAAGGGCCTATTTGGAACGCGGAACGCTGGATATATTGTGTTTCTGCGTTTTTCATGTGAAATTGAACttattcctgtgaaattcctgcgttctaAACAGGAAGTCTTTTAAGTACTTGCAATTGGATGGCATTCTCGGAAAGAATAGATCTTTAGTTTAGGAACTTACTTTCGGATGTCAGTCACATTTTCTGACAGTAGGAATAAGACACGTAGTCTGTTCAGTTTCTTAGCTGCAAGGAATTGGCTGAAATCGGTTTGACTTTCAGTAGGCTGTTTTGGTCTTGTGTTGTCCATGTTCTACATTACCAGGCTACCGTTCTTATGAAGGTATGTCTCCAGCAAGACATCGGCTAATAATATTATTGTATTCAAGATTGAACTTTAATGGTTGGTTCCATAACAAATACATAGAACAAGACAATTGAGGCAAACAATACCAGTATATCAAAAGTATGACCACGTGTAAAAAGATACACAATATAACAAACATCATACAAGGATATAATGGAGTTAAATAGTACTCACCCGTTTTAAGTTATAAGTCGTTTTAGGTGGTTGTGTTAAGAAAACTGTCTTCATTTCGCAACCAGTCTTGATAATTGTTTTCTAGAGATGATTTTCGTAACTCAACCACCCCTGAAAATCAATTTATAGGGACGGTTTTCTTTACATAGCTGTtcctagaaattgatttacaAAGAAGATTTTCTTAATACAACCATACCTGAAAAGATAATTTTTAGGGGCGGATTTCTTAacaaaaaccgcccctacaaatgtgttTGCGGTACAATTAATAGCTAGCCCAACACTACCAATGCCATATCTTTATAGCATGGTGTAGTGTTGGTTTTAGAATCGTCCCTAGAGCTGTTTTTTTACCGTCCCCGGAAACCGTTTCTTTAGTAGTGTCAATTTATCTTGTGCATTGTGAATTTCAATCAAATCATGCTAAGGCCatgttatgatacataattaaaaGGCGCTATTACTTTTGTTTTTTGAGGAAACAGGTTGGGGAACCATTACTGTGTATGCTGCACGCATTTTAGTCTAGAGAGCAACACAATTGCACAGCCGATCAACGCCTACACGCTGAATTGGCCACCATCATACCACGCACAGCGCATACGTGGGCAGTGAAGCATCCTGACTCGAGCTATTTCCTGACAAACTCAAGCAAAATAACACTTCTTTTTATTAACTTCATCATCATGAATAATCTTAATCATGGCATACTTATCATTTGGTCATGTAATGCAAGTACTACCCTAGAGTTATTCTCAACTTTAAAAACACGGTGTAGACTAGACGTACACGCATACTCATATGAGCACCTCACGTAGTAATTTTGCGTGATGCTTCCTCGTAGAACTTTTCTCCAATACTTGAAAAATTAATTTTCAGATGAATCCTTTTTTTTTCATATAATTCGGGTTATTTGAAATTCTGTTTCCATGTGATGTAAAGAGGGCCAGCTCTCTCCTCTTATGATGTATGTAACAGTCTACTGTACAACTCATATTTTTCCAATTCATGCATATTCCTTTATCATGGAaatacactactacacaaaactttaccgaggcgggcattttggattaaccgaggcggtttccGCCGAAAGATCACGATTAATTGTgccttaacggaggcggttggtcgcctgcctcggttaatcaaataaaaaaataaaaaaatgaaaatccGTGGACAAGCCCAGCGAGCCCATCCATGGTcccgccgagcccatccacggccgccgccgccgcccactgGATGTGCGTGCTGCCGCGGACGCTCACCGGATcggaacgccgccgccgccgtcgttgtTGGATCCGCCGGCGGGGGCGCGCCTAACCTAGATCCGCTGCCGGATCCAGGCACCTGGTCGCGGGAGAGGATAGGGGAGGGCAGATCCGCCTCCGGGGAGCCGCTGCAGAGCCCTCGCCGCCGGATCCGCCTCCACTAGACCGCCTACAACTGGTGGGGCTCGCCGGATCCAGGGGCGTGGAGGAGGTGGCGCCGTCAAGAGGGGGAGGGCGGCGCCAGGCTGGGGAGTGGGTGCCGGGAGGAGGTGTGCGGCATTGGGCCACGGGTGAGGGAGGGCGATCGATGTGGCGTCGGGTGAGGGAGAAGTGAGAGAGGGAGCGACGGCTGAGGGAGTGAGGGAGACAGGGAGAGTAGGTTGGGAGTGAGGTTAGGGTTTTCATTGTGTTTATATACTCAACACTGGTATTGGGCTTAGAAAATGGTAGCGGGTTGGGCCAGATTTTAGGAGGCGGGCCTTATAGaataaccgcctcggttaatgatttaccgaggcggttgcgttataatgcccgcctcggttaatagattTAACCGTCTCGGTTAATCCAAGCATTACCCGAGGCGGTTGAAATGGTTGCCCACCTTTGAGACACTTTACCAAACGCTGCGCAAAAtttttttgtgtagtagtggtatGTACATAACCCCCGAAAGTTTGAGActgagggggtgtttggttccccgCCAGCCTCGCGGCACGCCACGAGTAAAAGGCTACTCGACACTGGTATTGGGCTTAGAAAATGGTAGCGGGTTGGGCCAGATTTTAGGAGGCGGGCCTTATAGAATAACCGCCTCAGttaatgatttaccgaggcggttgcgttataatgcccgcctcggttaatagattTAACCGTCTCGGTTAATCCAAGCATTACCCGAGGCGGTTGAAATGGTTGCCCACCTTTGAGACACTTTACCAAACGCTGCGCAAATtttttttgtgtagtagtggtatGTACATAACCCCCGAAAGTTTGAGGCTGAGGAGGTGTTTGGTTCCCCGCCAGCCTCGCGGCACACCACGAGTAAAAGGCTACTGTTTGGTTTAGACTTTAGATGTGGTAGCCACAGACTTTTATAGCTGAAAAACACGCCACACTTGCGGCGGTCCTTTCCTCCACCACGTTCTTTGGCGGTGCCACAGCCTACTTGGCTAGCAGCAGCCAGAACCAAACAGCCTCTCAACAACTGCAGTGCAGCACCTACTTCATCGCCAGGTAAGCTTTATATTTGGTGACTAGTTAATAATTACTTCCTGGATGCAGCAATCAATAGGGGGGCTGTCATATCTATTTGCCGGCACTAAACTCTCACAATCACCTGGGAGTAGTATACCCTCAAAACAGAATCGGAAATGCTCCCAAAAAATTTTTCACAACAAATGGTGGTAGTGCCTGGCGCAGGGTTGCACTTTCAATCCAAATGAACCAGCAATAATCAGAGAGCATTGCAGGACGACTCCTCAGGCGCCCGATTCATTTTACCTATTTCTTGCCCTTGTTAGCGGCTAGCTAGCCTGGCTACCAACACAAGCCGAGTTAAAGTTGAAATTCATTCAAAATCAGTTCATTTTGTTTTGAAAAAAACAAAGCCAACCGGAGCAATTTCTAAATAAGAGTCACCAAGCCAATTCAATGAGCTTTTTATCCAGCCTGACTAAGGGatattttgtttttccttttttatttctcGGTGATGCTAATAAATTAAACCACAAACAAAATTTATATTTCTATTAAAATGCTAAGGAATACAGATAAAGTTTCCTTTGCCGTTTTTGCTGAATGGCCAAAGAAATTACACATTTCCTTAGGGGTTTACCTAAACCGCCATGGACAGTCTATGTATTTCTTGCGGTGCTCTATATAACCACCAAGAAAAATTAGTTAACCATCACACATTTCACACTAACCACGTAGATAtagtgtgtcggtgttttgaaaaccggactagtaaacttatatgattgccgcgctgctctaggaagacgatggtagcatccaatagacacgaggatttatactggtttaagctggagccctacgtccagtctcagagatatAGCTCCTATTCAGCGATATAGCTCCTAGAGCTCAGGTCACTACTACCGTGCCTAAGGTTGCTAGGCCGTGTGGCGCTGGCCGCACTCGTTTTGTCGGGAAGCAGAGAAGGGTTTGTTTGTGAAGTGTCGCGGTGCTCGGCTGGGTCAGTTTGTAATTTCCTGGGCTTTGATCCAGGATTGTCTCTTGATTTAGGTGAAAATTTTGTTTGGGCTTGGCACCAGGGTTTCAGAGGTGTCTTCCTTGACCAGAGGTAGTCGCCTTAGTCTGATGCCATCAGGGTCGTGGTTCTTGTGGGATGCGTTGCCATCCGATTGAGAGTCGAGGGTTCAGGGGCGCTGGCGCCCTCATTTTCTGTTCCCTGATGCCCTTTGCGACCCGGGGGGTCATGATGCCTTTGTTACAGGCAAGTTTTTTAGTTTCGCCCCACGCGGGGAGAGGCCTGTCCACCGTAACCACGCGGTCAGAGCGGTGCGCCTCGTCGGGGTCGATGGGTAATCCGAgcgggacccgatatcctccTCAATCAACGTGGAGTTCGGTTGTGCCTCACGtgagacgtcccataaatcatcggccATCAATCCCGTTGGTCCCCAATCACCTCCGTAGCGGCCAGAGGGAAAGATGCCTCCCTCAGAGGGGTCAACCTGGGAGACTTCAAAGCGGACGACTCGAACACAAGGAGAGACGGTCGTGTGGCTctgcaccaccgattagagccgcGGGGGCCTATCTCCTCCTTGCCCCTAgcccttttgtggcctcgagcccttctaaggaccGGCCTAGAGGTGGATTCCTAAGTATGACATCGGGTCGCGACCATGACCCGTCTTCCCTGCGCTCGGGCTCTGGGGCTTTCGGGCCTCTTTCACCGGGGTCATGATTTACCGGTGTTCACTCGACGCGTGATCGCATGTGTGTTCTGCGGTCATGATGACTATGGGTCACTCTACACGCGGATCCTAGGGGCGGTCAGTCTCCCCAGATCCTTCGCGTCTTAATGGCGCCTCTGCACATTATGACTCGTCGGCTTGTCTTCCGAGGGCTTGTGGGTCCCGTATTGGGGTGGACTTTGCGTGGGTGCGGTTCGCTTCCCCAATCACCGCAACATAAATAGTTCCCTCTACCCGAGCCGACCTCTTACCTTGTTCTTGCCTCCTGCCATCATTCCTGCAGTTTTTGAAGGAAAAATAGAAGGAGAGGGGTCGAGTTCATGCAGTTTACCTTTAGATCATGTGTGCCACTGCCGTTGCCATCTGCACCATCGCCTTTGCTTCCTCCTCCGTCTACGACGCAAGATAGGGGAGTGGATTCCTTTGTCGGTGACAAAGGTGAAGTTGCAGCGCCTCATGGCGAAGGGTCTTCTTCCGTCAAAGGAGGTTGCCAGATGAAGGGCCCCCACCGGCGAGGCGGTGCCTCATCCGTAGCCTGGGGAAGTGGTATCGTTCACCGACTTCGACAAGCGCGGGTTTGGGATCCCAGCGTTTGACTTCCTCCGTGGTTTTCGACTTCCTCTGTGGTTTCCTCCGTGAGCATGGGGTCCAGCTGCAGCACCTCCCTCCCAATGTGGTGTCACAGCTGGTGGGCTTCGTCGTCATGTGTGAGGCCTTTTTAGGGATTGCCCCCAACAAGGATCTATTTTGGAGGGTTTGCGAGGTGAAAACCCGCAAGGAGCATGGTTCAGATGGTAGCGTTCTTGCCCCCATGGGCGGGATGAACCTACAGATGCGCCAGGGAGTCTCTCTGTTATCCATGCTTGCCACTGAAGACTTCGAATTCTGGTTGGCACAACCATTGGTTCTACGTCTAGGACGATGCCATCGCCCCCCTTCCCACTTTCTCTAGCGCTGCTCCGATGAGGTTGGACTCATGGAGTTGGGGGTGGGGCAAGAAGCGGTCGTCGAAGGTAACAGAGATCCTACAGATCCTTGAAGGCTGGGTGTCGGCTGGGTTGGATGGCGTCATGGTCCTATGGACCATGATCGAGCGGCGGGTCCAACCCTTGAAGCGGTGGGTGACCCTATTGTGTGATTACTCGAGACCATGGAGACGCTCGATGCTTCTAAGGTCACAAAGTGGGTCGAGGGATTGGCCTCTTCTGGAACCGTCGTCGCTGTCAAATACACTGTGGAGGCGTTCTCGGTGACCCATCGGCCTAATCTGGTAAGCCACCTCGATTTGTTCTTTGTCTCTTTGCTGAAGGTTGTTAGCTAATCAGTTTCATTTCCATAGCCTGTACCCTCATTCTGCTCTCACTTCTATCTTGCATGCCCTAAAGGTGCCAAGCATGTCGCCCAAGAGAAGGCGGCCATCGAGAAGCAGAAGCGCCTCAGGTGGGAGAGGGCGAGGAAGCAGATGGAGCGTCAGGAACACGGGGCTTTGTCAtcggatgacgacgacgacgatgatgatgatgatgaggactccgAGGAAGATGATGAGGACCTGGTGACCCTTCAGAGCATCCTCGATGTCTCGCTTGGGTCCAGTGGTGGTGCCGATAGCTCGGTAGGCGCTGGGACCGAGGAGAGTTCTGCTCAGAAGTGGGTGGCTTCGTCGCCACTAAGGGAGCCAAGCCCAAAGCATCCCTATGCCGCCACCACTGGCGCCCAAGACTCTTCTCGGGTGGATCCTATTGCCCCCTCCTTGCTAGGGCCCGAGGCTCTTGCCTAGGGAGGAGGCGATGATAATGTGGTGGAGATGGGTGTTGCGCGTAGGGCGGATAGTGGATCCTACCGCCCTTTCCTAGAGATACCCGAGGGGGAGGACCTAGACCTCCTTCAGTGCCTTCTTGCCAGTACGGTGGCTAGACCCCCTACGTCCCCGGCCTTTCATGTGGAGACGCCAGGACCCAGGGAGGCAAGGGCCATTAGGGATTGCAGCGTGAAGGACGCCGGGATTGTCGACGCTATCGGGGGTGCCTCGCTGGCCTTTGGCCCGATGGCATCGACGTCAGTGCCTCCTGCTGTGATCCCTTCTATTGAACTATGTGCTAAAGGGTGGATTGCCCTGCCCTTGGTGGAACGCTCCACTAGGTACGCCGTTCTTCTGATTTTTTTCACACTGTGCTTGTCTACGTTGTCTAGCCGCTTGGGCTTTGTTAATCTTCGTGATGCAGGGAACCCCTCCTGGAGCTTGCGGTCCTGTGGCCCATGGGAAGCGGCGTATGCCCCTCTACACGTCCGGAGTTGCTGGGAGATGGTGCTACCCTAGGGGTGATGGCTAGGCAGGCCTCTGCTGTAGCCTTGTGCTCACCCCTTGCAGATGAGCTTGACCTAGGTAAAGACTGCCTCTCATGGCACCATCCGATGAATTCTGGTGAAGCACTGTTTGTGGTGGATGATGCGACCAAGTGAGCCACAAGGGAAGTTTCTTCCCAGAGCCACGAGAGGATTCAGGTGACCTTGGCTGAGATGGGCGACATGGCCACCATGGTCGCTAGGCTAAGCGCAGAGGCCCATTGTCGGATGATCGATGAGGTGGAGATTCAGGCGCAAGTAAGCTCTCCGGTCCTCCATTTCTGCCATGCTTGTTCCGCTATTGTCGTGGCCTTCTCATTGCCCTTCATTTCTACAAGAGCTAATGAAGACTTCGATGGAGAAGTCCCAGTTGGTGCCACCGACCATGGCTACCAGGCCACGGTGGAGGCCGAGGTGCAGCGCTTGCGCAGGGAGTTGGAGGCCTCCTAGAGATCAAGGGAGGACCTAGCTCACCAAGAGGCACAGGCTCAATCTCAGGTCGAGGCTTTGATGTCTCAGGTAGCCGGTCTCAAAGACGTGATGGCTGTCCAAGAGGCTGAGCTTACCTCGGCTGGCATTGCCCAGGAAATGGCCGAGCAGGGGCATCAGCACCTTGAAGCTGAGTGCTAGAAGCTACACTCCGCTTGTAGCGGCAAGTCCCCCTCCATTTTGCACTGTGTCTTTGTTCTGTCATTGCGTCTGGCCATGAACCAGTTATCTTTTCTCAGGATTGCACATGAGGGCACTCTTGGATCAAGAGGAGAAGGTGATTGTGAACTAGAGGATGCTAGAGGTGGACAACTAGTTAGCCACGTTGATCGCCTCTAGATGGGCTCTCTACGAGGTCATGCTCGATGCCGGTTGAGGGAGTGCCTAGCTGCCGCTTTGCCTTAATGAGGCCCGCCTCCATGTGGATTCCCTGATTTCCAAGGGATTTCATCATGGCACTCTTGCTGCCCTAATGTCGGTCGGCTCGCACTACAACGGTGCCGATTTTGAAGTCGTTGGGCAAGGGCATGCTCTAGGGAGGTTTGAGAGCAAGGTCCTTGCCATCGAGAGTGCTATTGCCCAAGGTGTGGAGGCCCTTGTGAGCAAGATGTTGGGCGTGAGCATTCACTATCAGCATCAATCTTTCATGGTGTAAGGTTTTGTCAAGGACTCCTAGGGCTTTACGGGTGGCTAATTTGTAATGAACATGTTTGGTTTTTTGCGCGGAGGACAGGTGATCAGCGCATTCTTTTATCATTTGGTTGCCTTTTCGCTTTCCTTTTTgtttgaattggaatgtgcttcatcCCCTTTGGTCCCATGCTCATAGGTGCTTATTTTAGCATGGGGTTGGCCCGCGAGACTAGAACAGTGCGTACCCTGTTGGAGCGATGTGACGTCGTGGGTAGGTCGCAGATCTGGGTCGATGTGAGAAGAAAGTGAGCATGTGGCTCATGGCCTTTTCCCTCCTATCCCTTTCACCTTGAGCAAGCGAGTTCCCCGTTTGTGCTGACGAGAAGTCAAGACTTGGGTCATCGATTCGTCGCGGCGAGGGGCTTGTCGAAAAAGAGTTCAAGACGGATGGATCGCTGGGATGATGATAAAtggtagcgtccgatcatttgTAGTTCTGCGTCCGATCACATGAAAGTGTGGGCTACAACGGCTACCTTGTCTTGTACTAGACACGTGGCAGTCTTGGAGAGACCAGATGCGTCTAGTCGacctaccagacacgtccggtattcactaACGGAGcctccggtgcagcgtccggtcgacacgcagtcagcccaataattgagccaacgactctattttgtggggggcttctatttaaagccccatggccggctcaagctcacgctCTTGGGCATTTACAttaacataacaaccttgtgagcttagcaaaagtcctcccactcatttccatcatagattaaatatctttgtgagattgggagacaatccaagtgcattgcttgagtgtttgcatctagaggcacttggtgttcgagTTTCAttacaggatt
It encodes:
- the LOC136538952 gene encoding probable E3 ubiquitin-protein ligase RHB1A isoform X2, translated to MGGCCCCSSRTSEAVRAPVDIYRQQNLEEHGPLSSAFDGSSPASTIVAVDTNLDTSTPDTYRAPPAPLPYDVVLAVPNNPGLEKPDTKSKSDDQQESINDQESLKVDESCKKDVTEDKADEEDVCPICLEEYDEENPRSVTKCEHHFHLCCILEWMERKDTCPVCDQITLVDEMFE
- the LOC136538952 gene encoding probable E3 ubiquitin-protein ligase RHB1A isoform X1 is translated as MGGCCCCSSRTSEAVRAPVDIYRQQNLEEHGPLSSAFDGSSPASTIVAVDTNLDTSTPDTYRAPPAPLPYDVVLAVPNNPGFGNSVGLEKPDTKSKSDDQQESINDQESLKVDESCKKDVTEDKADEEDVCPICLEEYDEENPRSVTKCEHHFHLCCILEWMERKDTCPVCDQITLVDEMFE